In Festucalex cinctus isolate MCC-2025b chromosome 5, RoL_Fcin_1.0, whole genome shotgun sequence, a single genomic region encodes these proteins:
- the fnbp1a gene encoding formin-binding protein 1a: MRRPLRMLGRLGRRPLGDNKGRRVTACSAAPLAVATAHAHADGRSRAAARRGRGGDMSVNWGAELWDQFDNVEKYTGWGIDFLDRYTKFVKERADIELNYAKQIRSLSKKFLPKRSREDDNRYTWCAAFSATLQQLCELAAQREEVAEQLGSHVAADLARFTHEIKAERKSHFQDGRRAQQHIENSWKQLESSKRRFERDSKEAERAQQMCQRMDVDNNGDAEKRCSLKARQAAQQKQQTAQESKKEYLSTLKQFNQDQQQHYHTMVPVIYQRIQEMEERRIERVASAMRSSAEAEKNSLPVVSRCLDAMMAAAESIQARTDTRSVVRAYKSGFDPPGDVDPEDLAASMRRSVSESSYLDERADGRRHGRKLWPFLRKNKLLNLLSSPRQPPPPPPASPSPGDGAGSPRSPPPAGREPIARRLNDLVTSGSRSRKQCLRSLKRGLSLKLGSAPADCSHLPVEQRRKKLENRIEHIEEEILREREQREALVKMKAVYRQNPSLGDGAALEPRLDEVRRSLRRLEEELRSNQAWLSEAEQGANACPPPSHFASEMSSTPGTLKQVNVTSPDSRESPDGSYTEDGGGAEVHFRKSRSSDFDDDFDDNDDNDEPLASIGTCKSLYPFRGQNEGTLSMCEGELLSVVEEDKGDGWTRVRRNARQEGYVPTSYIQIFIQAKGFTQTSRLV, from the exons ATGAGGCGGCCACTGCGCATGCTCGGCCGTTTGGGCCGGCGTCCCCTCGGAGACAACAAAGGCAGGCGCGTGACCGCGTGCTCCGCTGCTCCTTTGGCTGTCGCCACTGCGCACGCGCACGCCGACGGTCGGTCACGCGCGGCGgcgagaagaggaagaggaggcgacATGAGCGTCAACTGGGGCGCGGAGCTGTGG GATCAGTTTGACAATGTGGAGAAGTACACGGGCTGGGGCATCGACTTCTTGGACAGGTACACCAAGTTTGTCAAAGAGCGAGCCGACATCGAACTCAACTACGCCAAGCAGATCAG GAGCCTGTCCAAGAAGTTCCTTCCCAAGAGGAGCCGAGAAGATGACAACAG GTACACGTGGTGCGCGGCCTTCAGCGCCACCCTGCAGCAGCTGTGCGAGCTGGCGGCGCAGCGGGAGGAAGTGGCCGAGCAGCTGGGCTCGCACGTTGCCGCCGACCTGGCCCGCTTCACGCACGAGATCAAGGCCGAGAGGAAGTCG CatttccaagatggccgccgcgccCAGCAGCACATAGAAAACTCCTGGAAGCAACTCGAGTCT AGCAAACGTCGTTTTGAGCGCGACAGCAAGGAGGCGGAGCGAGCGCAGCAGATGTGCCAGCGGATGGACGTGGACAACAACGGCGACGCCGAGAAG CGCTGCTCCTTGAAG gcccgTCAGGCGGcgcaacaaaaacagcaaacgGCCCAAGAGTCCAAGAAGGAATACTTGAGCACCCTCAAGCAGTTCAACCAGGACCAGCAACAGCACTACCACACCATGGTGCCCGTTATCTACCAg CGCATCCAGGAAATGGAGGAGCGTCGCATCGAGCGCGTGGCGTCGGCCATGCGCTCGTCGGCCGAGGCGGAGAAGAATTCGCTTCCGGTGGTCAGTCGATGTTTGGACGCCATGATGGCCGCCGCTGAAAGCATCCAGGCCCGCACG GACACGCGCTCGGTGGTGCGCGCGTACAAGTCGGGCTTCGATCCACCGGGCGACGTTGACCCGGAGGACTTGGCCGCCTCCATGAGGCGCAGCGTCTCCGAGTCCAGCTACTTGGACGAGCGCGCCGACGGCCGCCGGCACGGCCGCAAGCTCTGGCCTTTCCTGCGCAAGAATAAA CTGCTGAATCTGCTGTCGTCGCCTCgccagccgccgccgccgccgcccgcctcgCCGTCGCCCGGGGACGGCGCCGGCAGTCCGCGCTCCCCTCCCCCGGCCGGCAGGGAGCCCATCGCGCGGCGCCTCAACGACCTGGTGACCTCCGGATCCCGCAGCAGGAAGCAGTGCCTGCGCAGCCTCAAGAGAGGA CTGTCACTCAAACTG GGCTCCGCCCCCGCCGACTGCAGCCATCTCCCCGTCGAGCAACGGCGCAAAAAACTGGAGAACCGAATTGAGCACATCGAAGAAGAGATCCTGCGTGAGCGGGAGCAAAG GGAGGCGTTGGTGAAGATGAAGGCGGTGTACCGCCAGAACCCGAGCCTGGGAGACGGCGCCGCCCTGGAGCCGCGATTGGACGAAGTCAGGCGGAGCCTGCGCAGGCTGGAGGAGGAGCTTCGGAGCAACCAG gcGTGGCTATCGGAGGCGGAGCAAGGCGCCAACGCGTGTCCTCCGCCTTCACACTTTGCGAGCGAGATGTCGTCCACGCCGGGAACTTTGAAACAGGTCAACGTCACAAGTCCCGACAGCAGAGAAAG TCCGGACGGCAGCTACACGGAAGACGGCGGCGGAGCCGAGGTCCACTTCCGCAAGTCCCGAAGCTCCGACTTCGATGACGACTTTGACGACAATGACGACAACGACGAGCCGCTGGCCAGCATCGGAACCTGCAAGTCGCTCTACCCCTTCCGAG GTCAGAACGAGGGCACGCTGTCCATGTGTGAGGGCGAACTTCTCAGCGTGGTGGAGGAGGACAAAGGCGATGGGTGGACGCGCGTGCGCAGGAACGCCCGCCAGGAAGGATACGTGCCCACCTCCTACATACAGATCTTCATCCAGGCCAAAG GCTTCACGCAGACGAGTCGTCTGGTGTGA
- the LOC144018642 gene encoding noelin-like translates to MRKVLSLARTHARALGTADGDSAPKLPPDNDVMARAQRVGCVAEEEEKEQKKEGRMQCEENALKWLLFVLLLAASCTPVGPAAPHGPEGGDGGWQVFSSAADSAGGCVCTVVTPQNAVCSPDARSKQVRHLLDKVQNMSRSIEDLERRSRHDIGVVEKMEAELRDLEDKFKGVEAGHESSRARQYQDMKAKMEELRPLIPLLEAYKADALLVRRFKEEAANVTVALAQLHERATPVDYRDLHERVAGLEERLRACMQRLACGKLTRIAEPVTVKTSGSRFGSWMTDPLAPPGDDRVWYMDGYHNNRFVREYESLRAFMSTDNFTSHRLPHPWSGTGQVVLNGSLYFNKFQSHTLIKFDLKSSLISRSRQLDFAGYNNMYHYSWGGHSDIDLMVDEGGLWAVYATNQNAGNIVLSRLDPDSLRVLRSWTTNHPKRSAGEAFMVCGTLYVTNGYSGATKVYYAFATNTSTYEYIDVPLANAYGHISMLDYNPRDRALYAWNNGRQLLYNVTLYHIIQ, encoded by the exons ATGAGAAAAGTATTGTCGCTCGctcgcacccacgcacgcgcactCGGCACCGCGGATGGTGACTCCGCCCCCAAGCTGCCGCCCGACAATGACGTCATGGCACGCGCACAGCGTGTAGGATGTGttgctgaagaagaagaaaaggagcagaagaaagaaggaaggatGCAGTGTGAAGAAAATGCGCTCAAGTGGCTTCTGTTCGTCCTGCTGCTCGCCGCCTCCTGCACGCCG GTGGGTCCGGCGGCCCCCCATGGTCCGGAGGGGGGGGACGGCGGCTGGCAGGTGTTCAGCTCCGCCGCCGACTCGGCGGGCGGCTGCGTATGCACGGTGGTCACCCCGCAGAACGCCGTCTGCTCCCCGGACGCTCGCAGCAAGCAAGTGCGACACCTGCTGGACAAg GTGCAGAACATGAGTCGCTCCATCGAGGATTTGGAGCGGCGCAGTCGCCACGACATCGGCGTGGTGGAGAAGATGGAGGCGGAGCTAAGAGACCTGGAGGACAAGTTCAAGGGGGTGGAGGCGGGCCATGAAAGCAGCAGGGCCAGACAGTATCAG GACATGAAGGCCAAGATGGAGGAGCTGCGTCCGCTCATCCCGCTGCTGGAGGCGTACAAGGCCGACGCCCTCCTGGTGCGACGCTTCAAGGAGGAGGCGGCCAACGTGACGGTCGCGCTGGCCCAGCTGCACGAGCGCGCCACCCCCGTCGACTACAGGGACCTGCACGAGCGCGTGGCCGGCCTGGAGGAGCGCCTGCGCGCTTGCATGCAGCGGCTCG CTTGCGGGAAGTTGACGAGAATAGCTGAGCCCGTCACCGTCAAGACTTCCGGCTCCAGGTTCGGGTCCTGGATGACGGACCCGCTGGCGCCCCCCGGAGACGACAGG GTGTGGTACATGGACGGCTACCACAACAACCGCTTTGTGCGCGAGTACGAGTCCCTGCGGGCCTTCATGAGCACGGACAACTTCACGTCCCACCGGCTGCCGCACCCGTGGTCGgggacaggccaggtggtcctgAACGGCTCGCTCTACTTCAACAAGTTCCAGAGCCACACGCTGATCAAGTTCGACCTCAAGTCGTCGCTGATCAGCCGCTCGCGGCAGCTGGACTTTGCCGGCTACAACAACATGTACCACTACTCGTGGGGCGGCCACTCCGACATCGACCTGATGGTGGACGAGGGCGGCTTGTGGGCCGTCTACGCCACCAACCAGAACGCCGGAAACATCGTGCTGAGCCGGCTGGACCCGGACAGCCTGCGGGTCCTGCGCAGCTGGACCACCAACCACCCCAAGCGCAGCGCCGGCGAGGCCTTCATGGTCTGCGGCACGCTCTACGTCACCAACGGCTACTCGGGCGCCACCAAGGTCTACTACGCCTTCGCCACCAACACTTCCACCTACGAGTACATCGACGTGCCGCTCGCCAACGCCTACGGCCACATCTCCATGCTGGACTATAACCCGCGCGACCGGGCCCTCTACGCTTGGAACAACGGCCGCCAGCTGCTCTACAACGTCACGCTCTACCACATCATCCAGTGA